Proteins encoded within one genomic window of Maridesulfovibrio bastinii DSM 16055:
- a CDS encoding IS110 family transposase translates to MARLTISSISRFVEGFQSQLFFVGIDVHKRSFSVALLRADGMVESWTTPADVEAITNRLTSLRIYISAVCYEAGPTGFGLARRLRSAGIKVIVAAPSRIPRPVTATNKTDRLDCIKLAELAASGLIRSIAIPSEREEA, encoded by the coding sequence ATGGCTAGACTTACAATATCATCAATTAGTAGGTTTGTGGAAGGCTTTCAAAGTCAACTTTTTTTCGTAGGTATTGATGTACATAAACGTAGTTTTAGTGTGGCCTTGCTTAGAGCAGATGGAATGGTTGAGAGCTGGACGACTCCAGCTGATGTTGAAGCTATCACCAACAGACTGACATCACTTCGCATATATATTTCAGCTGTGTGCTATGAGGCTGGACCGACTGGTTTTGGGCTAGCACGCAGGCTTCGCTCTGCCGGTATCAAAGTCATTGTTGCTGCTCCCAGCCGCATTCCTCGCCCCGTTACTGCAACCAATAAAACAGATCGTCTCGACTGCATAAAGCTTGCGGAACTTGCTGCTTCGGGACTGATCCGATCGATTGCTATTCCTAGTGAAAGAGAAGAAGCTTT